A region from the Aegilops tauschii subsp. strangulata cultivar AL8/78 chromosome 5, Aet v6.0, whole genome shotgun sequence genome encodes:
- the LOC109768995 gene encoding putative pentatricopeptide repeat-containing protein At1g77010, mitochondrial: protein MAVAVDVRGSIQLLRTCGAVAGQQLHQVLLKSGHVPSSLPPSNSVLLMYARFSPTHRRDARRLFDEMPGRNCFSYNSLVTAHLNSRDHAEALRLFRSMPERNNFSWNAVITGMVSAGDLDTAHSLLDEMPVKDAVAVNAVMHRYVRCGRVDEAFALFREIGSACGGAADSSPCNDLFVLATVVGACADRMKRDFGRQVHGRMVTAKIELDSVLSCALVDMYCKCGDVDSARRVFDGLAQIDEFSVSALVYGYASRGQLDEALHIFDRVENLNILLWNSLISGCALACLGDDAFALFVRMMRSDALPDSSTYASVLNVCGFSGMLKSGQQMHGCGLKSGTVNDMIAASALIDFYSKCSLWEDACRAFSELRFHDTVVLNSMITVYSNCGRTEEAKRVFSMITSKSVISWNSLVVGLSQNGHAIDAMELFCKMHRLGVRLDKVAIASALSASSNICSISFGEQIFSLATVLGLQSDHVVASSVIDLYCKCGNLANGCKIFDGIDKPDEVMWNSMLIGYASNGHGRKALELLELMRVSGVRPTERTFVGVLSACCHSGLVEEGLTWFKQMQEDFCLIPSAEHYACVTDLLVRAGRLDEAVEFIENMPFKADTVSWTTVVGGCKAQGNEALIQKMSKRLKQMEESGSPHSSLYVQLSSVLAAKGDWAKSAEMRGMMRERRIAKNPGCSWIDS, encoded by the coding sequence ATGGCCGTCGCCGTCGACGTCCGCGGCTCCATCCAGCTCCTCCGCACCTGCGGCGCCGTGGCCGGCCAGCAGCTGCACCAGGTCCTCCTCAAGTCCGGCCATGTCCCGTCCTCCCTCCCGCCCTCCAACTCGGTCCTCCTCATGTACGCCCGTTTCTCCCCGACCCACCGCCGCGACGCACGGCGATTGTTCGACGAAATGCCCGGCAGGAACTGCTTCTCCTACAACTCCCTCGTCACCGCCCACCTCAACTCCCGGGACCACGCCGAGGCGCTCCGTCTCTTCCGCTCCATGCCGGAAAGGAACAACTTTTCCTGGAACGCAGTGATCACAGGCATGGTCTCTGCAGGGGATTTGGACACCGCCCATAGTCTGCTGGACGAGATGCCCGTCAAGGATGCTGTGGCTGTCAACGCTGTGATGCATAGGTATGTCCGGTGTGGCCGTGTGGATGAGGCGTTTGCTTTGTTCAGAGAGATTGGTTCGGCATGTGGTGGTGCAGCGGACTCCTCGCCGTGCAATGATCTTTTTGTGCTTGCTACGGTTGTTGGTGCTTGTGCTGACCGGATGAAGCGCGATTTTGGGAGGCAAGTGCATGGTCGAATGGTGACTGCCAAGATTGAACTGGATTCAGTTTTGAGTTGCGCATTGGTGGACATGTACTGCAAGTGTGGGGATGTGGACTCTGCTCGGCGTGTCTTCGATGGTTTAGCACAGATTGACGAGTTCTCTGTTTCTGCCCTCGTCTATGGCTATGCTTCACGTGGACAGCTAGATGAGGCGTTACATATTTTTGACAGGGTGGAGAACCTCAACATTCTTTTGTGGAATTCTCTCATCAGTGGCTGTGCATTGGCCTGCCTTGGAGATGATGCTTTTGCTCTTTTTGTAAGGATGATGCGGTCAGATGCGTTGCCTGATTCTTCGACGTATGCCAGCGTTCTGAACGTGTGTGGTTTTTCAGGAATGCTCAAGTCTGGGCAGCAGATGCATGGGTGTGGTCTAAAGAGTGGGACTGTCAATGACATGATAGCAGCAAGCGCTCTCATTGACTTCTACTCAAAATGCAGCCTATGGGAGGATGCCTGTCGAGCTTTCAGTGAGCTTAGGTTTCATGACACTGTGGTGCTCAATTCAATGATCACCGTGTACTCAAACTGTGGGCGGACAGAAGAGGCGAAAAGAGTTTTTTCGATGATCACTAGCAAGAGTGTCATATCATGGAATTCTTTGGTTGTTGGGTTGAGCCAGAATGGAcatgcaattgatgccatggagctgTTCTGCAAGATGCATCGCCTTGGTGTGCGGCTCGACAAGGTTGCTATAGCTAGTGCTCTGAGTGCATCAAGTAATATTTGCTCCATAAGTTTTGGGGAGCAGATTTTTTCTCTTGCTACTGTTCTTGGCTTGCAGTCTGACCATGTTGTAGCCTCTTCAGTCATCGATCTGTATTGCAAATGTGGCAACTTGGCCAATGGTTGCAAGATTTTCGATGGAATAGACAAGCCCGACGAAGTCATGTGGAACTCAATGCTAATTGGTTATGCTTCCAACGGGCATGGACGCAAGGCACTAGAACTCTTGGAGCTGATGAGAGTTAGCGGTGTAAGACCAACCGAACGGACATTTGTTGGTGTCCTTTCCGCGTGCTGCCATTCTGGACTTGTGGAAGAAGGACTGACATGGTTTAAGCAAATGCAGGAGGATTTCTGTCTGATCCCATCAGCTGAGCATTATGCATGTGTGACTGACCTGTTAGTCCGGGCAGGTCGGCTAGATGAAGCAGTCGAGTTCATAGAGAATATGCCCTTTAAAGCCGATACAGTAAGTTGGACTACAGTTGTCGGTGGTTGCAAAGCTCAGGGCAATGAGGCTCTGATCCAGAAGATGTCGAAGAGGCTGAAGCAGATGGAGGAATCAGGGTCACCACATTCGAGTCTGTATGTGCAGCTGTCCAGCGTGCTCGCTGCTAAAGGGGATTGGGCCAAATCAGCAGAAATGAGGGGTATGATGCGTGAGAGAAGAATTGCGAAAAATCCTGGTTGCAGTTGGATTGACAGTTAG